A single window of Granulicella mallensis MP5ACTX8 DNA harbors:
- a CDS encoding SDR family oxidoreductase, whose protein sequence is MRVFVTGATGFIGSALIPELRNAGHHVLGLTRSEEGAKSLIAAGAEAHRGDLEDLESLRSGAALADGVIHCGFNHDFSKYVANCEMDRRVIETLGSVLAGSDRPLVITSGASTAITPGRASTEEDAPNSPIPRVASEMAAAAVAAQGVHVSVMRLPQVHDTVKQGLVSYLIEVARRKGVSAYVGDGLNRWPAVHVLDAVRLYRLALEKGIAGARYNAVGEEGIPLREIAETIGRGLKQPVVSLSPEQAAEHFGWLAGFAGFDGTASSALTQQRLGWRPTGPGLITDLNNMRFEA, encoded by the coding sequence ATGCGTGTTTTCGTTACTGGCGCCACTGGATTTATCGGCTCTGCCCTCATTCCGGAATTGAGGAACGCGGGTCATCACGTACTCGGATTGACGCGCTCGGAAGAGGGAGCGAAGTCCTTGATCGCCGCAGGCGCCGAGGCGCACCGAGGCGATCTTGAAGACCTGGAAAGTCTGCGCAGCGGAGCGGCCCTGGCAGACGGCGTGATTCACTGCGGCTTCAACCACGACTTCTCGAAGTACGTAGCTAACTGCGAGATGGACAGGCGAGTCATCGAGACCCTCGGCTCCGTGCTCGCCGGCTCGGACCGGCCCCTGGTGATCACGTCCGGGGCCAGCACGGCGATCACTCCGGGACGCGCTTCGACCGAAGAAGATGCGCCCAACTCTCCCATTCCCCGCGTGGCTTCGGAGATGGCGGCAGCAGCCGTGGCAGCGCAAGGCGTCCATGTTTCGGTCATGCGCCTTCCGCAGGTGCATGACACTGTCAAGCAGGGCCTCGTCTCTTACCTGATCGAAGTCGCCCGCAGGAAGGGTGTCTCCGCGTATGTCGGCGACGGCCTCAATCGCTGGCCTGCGGTCCACGTGCTCGACGCTGTTCGTCTCTACCGGCTCGCGCTGGAGAAGGGCATTGCGGGAGCACGCTACAACGCGGTGGGAGAAGAGGGTATTCCGCTTCGAGAGATCGCTGAGACGATCGGTCGCGGCCTGAAGCAGCCGGTGGTGTCCCTGTCCCCTGAGCAGGCAGCCGAGCACTTTGGCTGGCTGGCGGGATTTGCAGGGTTCGACGGAACGGCTTCGAGCGCCCTCACGCAGCAGCGGCTGGGCTGGCGCCCCACAGGCCCGGGCCTGATCACCGATCTCAACAACATGCGCTTCGAAGCCTGA
- a CDS encoding peroxiredoxin family protein — protein MPALHGQQDAHASLTPTAERKPAPAFEVVGQDGRKIHVSDYRGKVLLLNFWATDCGGCVLEIPSFIALEKAYKDQGFTAVGVSMDISYESLKDADEAWGRVRPFVAQKGINYPIAMGDDAISKAYKLSAFPATYLIDKSGRIAVAYVGVVINKDNVEANIKRLLAER, from the coding sequence GTGCCTGCTCTGCACGGACAACAGGACGCCCATGCGTCGCTCACACCAACAGCAGAGCGGAAACCAGCGCCGGCCTTTGAAGTGGTTGGGCAGGATGGCAGGAAGATCCACGTTTCCGACTACCGGGGTAAGGTTCTTCTGCTCAACTTCTGGGCGACGGATTGCGGCGGCTGCGTGCTCGAGATCCCCTCGTTCATTGCACTTGAGAAGGCATACAAAGACCAGGGATTTACCGCTGTTGGCGTTTCGATGGATATCTCTTATGAGAGCCTGAAGGACGCTGACGAAGCCTGGGGCCGGGTGAGGCCGTTCGTCGCGCAGAAGGGGATCAATTACCCGATCGCAATGGGGGACGATGCGATTTCCAAGGCCTACAAGTTGAGTGCGTTTCCTGCCACGTACCTGATCGATAAGTCGGGAAGAATCGCGGTGGCCTATGTGGGCGTTGTCATCAACAAGGACAATGTTGAAGCGAACATCAAGAGGCTGCTAGCGGAGCGGTGA
- a CDS encoding AraC family transcriptional regulator translates to MDPLSDVLSLLKPRNYMSGGVDMGGEWSIRFGQHEGIKCYALVSGHCWLSVEGVPEPVRLEPGDCFLLPRGRPFILASDPALTPVDAFSLFQFPLNGAIRTVNGGGDCFSVGGHFTLGGKHADILLGVLPPIVHLRKESDRATLRWSLERMGQELREPQPGGFLVAQQLANMILVQALRLHLAEGLSGGVGWLFALADKQISAAISAMHSDPMHRWTLQELAGLAGMSRSIFALRFKQTVGTSAMEYLTRWRMLLAGDRLVNSSDPISEIAPSLGYESESAFSTAFKRVMGCSPRQYSRGRSLASSSDSGEEVARAHRLELVAG, encoded by the coding sequence ATGGATCCGCTCTCCGATGTGCTGTCGCTGCTGAAACCACGCAATTACATGTCCGGCGGCGTCGACATGGGCGGAGAGTGGTCGATCCGGTTCGGCCAGCATGAAGGGATCAAATGCTATGCGTTGGTCTCGGGCCATTGCTGGCTGTCCGTGGAGGGCGTTCCCGAGCCGGTGAGGCTGGAGCCGGGCGACTGCTTCCTGTTGCCGCGCGGGCGGCCTTTCATCCTGGCAAGCGATCCGGCGCTAACGCCGGTCGATGCTTTCTCGCTCTTTCAATTTCCTCTGAATGGGGCCATCCGCACGGTCAATGGCGGCGGGGATTGCTTTAGTGTCGGCGGCCACTTCACGCTTGGCGGCAAGCATGCCGACATCCTGCTGGGAGTGCTGCCGCCCATTGTGCATCTCCGGAAGGAGTCGGACAGGGCAACGCTGCGCTGGTCCCTGGAGCGGATGGGGCAGGAGTTGCGCGAGCCGCAGCCGGGCGGCTTTCTGGTCGCACAACAACTCGCCAACATGATTCTGGTGCAGGCGTTGCGGCTGCATCTGGCGGAGGGGTTGAGTGGCGGCGTGGGATGGCTCTTCGCTCTCGCAGACAAACAGATCAGCGCAGCGATCAGTGCGATGCACTCCGATCCGATGCATCGCTGGACGTTGCAGGAACTGGCCGGACTAGCGGGGATGTCGCGATCGATCTTTGCGCTGAGGTTCAAGCAGACGGTCGGGACCTCCGCCATGGAGTACCTGACACGCTGGCGCATGCTGCTGGCCGGGGACAGGCTGGTGAACTCCAGCGATCCCATCTCGGAGATCGCGCCGTCACTTGGGTACGAATCTGAAAGCGCCTTCAGCACAGCCTTCAAGAGAGTCATGGGCTGCTCGCCGCGGCAATATAGCCGTGGGCGGAGTTTGGCTTCTTCTTCTGATAGCGGAGAAGAAGTTGCGCGTGCGCATCGGCTTGAGCTTGTTGCGGGATGA
- a CDS encoding PadR family transcriptional regulator, with protein MIGEFEYLLIAATLRLGEEAYGASIRREVEEATERPCSIGSLYTTLDRLEAKGLVTTWMGEATAQRGGRAKRMVSVTAKGVESASAFYRAISRVSRDISWEAR; from the coding sequence ATGATAGGCGAGTTCGAATACCTGCTGATTGCTGCCACCCTCCGCCTCGGCGAAGAGGCCTACGGTGCTTCCATTCGCCGCGAGGTCGAAGAGGCAACGGAGAGGCCCTGTTCGATAGGCTCTCTCTACACAACGCTGGATCGTCTGGAAGCCAAAGGCCTGGTGACGACGTGGATGGGAGAGGCAACGGCGCAGCGCGGAGGGCGTGCAAAGCGCATGGTCTCCGTAACGGCCAAGGGCGTCGAATCAGCCTCCGCTTTTTATCGCGCCATCTCGAGAGTCAGCCGCGATATCTCATGGGAGGCGAGATGA
- a CDS encoding nuclear transport factor 2 family protein — translation MKANQNLEPFMHEEQIREALNAHWQASAAGDADAEHDIYDDDAICDYPQSGERILGRRNLQALRSHHPGKPSGFNVRRISGAGELWVTEYTITYQGRPAYTVSIMEFRDGKVVHETQYFADPFEAPAWRSQWVQRTA, via the coding sequence ATGAAAGCCAACCAGAACCTGGAGCCATTCATGCATGAGGAACAGATACGTGAAGCCTTGAACGCGCATTGGCAGGCGTCGGCAGCCGGTGATGCAGACGCGGAACATGATATTTACGATGACGATGCTATCTGCGATTATCCGCAGTCGGGCGAGCGAATCCTTGGGCGAAGGAATCTGCAGGCCTTGCGGAGTCATCATCCGGGCAAGCCATCGGGTTTCAATGTCAGGCGGATCTCCGGAGCCGGGGAGCTCTGGGTTACGGAGTACACCATCACCTACCAGGGGCGGCCAGCCTATACCGTGAGCATCATGGAGTTCCGTGACGGCAAGGTCGTGCACGAGACACAGTATTTCGCGGACCCCTTCGAGGCACCGGCCTGGCGAAGCCAATGGGTTCAGCGGACCGCGTGA
- a CDS encoding SDR family NAD(P)-dependent oxidoreductase, whose product MSYSLKGKVALVTGGSRGIGAAIAKRLAANGASVAITYAKDASSASAVVTAIEAAGGTAVAIQADAVDPEAIRSSVEKVVGALGRLDVLVNNAGTAIPKLFEDTTLEEMDHVINLNIRGVFVTTQAALKHMNDNGRIIMIGSCVGERNLTPGLAAYAATKGAVKMFAQSLSREVGRRGITVNNVQPGPIDTDLNPAAGEWATPQKAVTALNRYGLVDEVAALVAFVASPESAYITGANLTVDGGTNA is encoded by the coding sequence ATGTCGTACTCGTTGAAGGGAAAAGTCGCGCTGGTAACAGGCGGATCGCGTGGGATTGGCGCAGCAATCGCAAAACGCCTCGCTGCAAATGGAGCGAGCGTGGCTATCACCTATGCAAAGGATGCCAGCTCAGCTTCTGCCGTGGTCACGGCGATCGAAGCGGCGGGCGGAACAGCAGTTGCCATCCAGGCAGATGCGGTCGATCCCGAAGCGATTCGCTCTTCGGTGGAGAAGGTCGTCGGCGCCCTGGGCAGACTGGATGTTCTTGTGAACAATGCCGGCACCGCCATTCCAAAGCTGTTTGAAGACACGACTCTGGAAGAGATGGACCACGTCATCAATCTCAACATTCGCGGCGTATTCGTCACGACACAGGCAGCCCTGAAGCACATGAATGATAACGGCCGAATCATCATGATCGGTTCATGCGTTGGCGAGCGCAATCTGACACCGGGGTTGGCGGCCTATGCGGCGACCAAGGGTGCCGTGAAGATGTTTGCCCAGAGTTTGTCCAGAGAGGTCGGGCGCCGGGGCATCACGGTGAACAACGTGCAGCCGGGTCCGATTGATACCGACCTCAATCCTGCTGCTGGAGAGTGGGCCACTCCTCAAAAAGCAGTCACGGCGCTCAACCGCTATGGACTTGTTGATGAGGTCGCGGCACTGGTCGCATTTGTCGCCAGTCCGGAGTCCGCCTACATCACTGGGGCGAACCTGACCGTCGATGGTGGAACAAACGCCTGA
- a CDS encoding LysR family transcriptional regulator, which translates to MLFRQRWHLELRHLRYFVAVAEARSLKLAAEEKLHTTQPSLSRQIRDLEDEVGTPLFVRGAKGVELTPAGRVFLDHARIMLSQAEAAVQSARQIAYPTKPSFALGFMIGHDTTWLPEALKLLRDELPNIHVVISTQNSPQLAAALLHGGIDVAFLRREDGSSDLDFRTLVEEPFEVFMPSNHPFAARKTISLQEIAGETFISVSGTALSISGKQPALRRAIDRFLNDNGIEIRPSHEVDNLGGVMSLIASTGGIALLPLYAKTFLPDTVTTRPLEGVGPKIDLSVGYRKANPSPVLKLFLSRVNELAAKIPR; encoded by the coding sequence ATGCTTTTCAGGCAGAGGTGGCATTTGGAGCTCAGGCATCTTCGTTACTTCGTCGCGGTCGCTGAAGCGCGTAGCCTCAAGCTTGCGGCGGAAGAAAAGTTGCACACAACGCAACCGTCACTGAGCCGCCAGATCCGTGACCTTGAAGACGAAGTGGGTACGCCGCTCTTTGTAAGAGGAGCGAAGGGGGTCGAGTTGACGCCCGCAGGCCGGGTGTTCCTGGACCACGCGCGCATCATGCTTTCTCAGGCGGAGGCGGCCGTACAATCCGCTCGGCAGATCGCTTACCCGACGAAGCCTTCGTTCGCTTTGGGTTTCATGATCGGCCATGACACGACATGGCTTCCTGAAGCTCTAAAGCTTCTTCGCGACGAATTGCCCAATATCCACGTCGTGATTTCTACGCAGAACTCTCCCCAACTTGCCGCCGCTCTATTGCATGGGGGGATCGATGTGGCCTTCCTTCGCAGAGAAGACGGTAGCAGCGATCTGGATTTCAGGACTCTTGTCGAAGAGCCTTTCGAGGTCTTCATGCCTTCGAATCATCCGTTCGCTGCGAGGAAGACGATCTCTCTTCAAGAGATTGCCGGGGAAACATTCATCAGCGTCTCCGGAACGGCCCTCAGCATCTCAGGCAAACAGCCGGCGTTACGCCGGGCGATCGACAGGTTTCTGAATGACAATGGCATCGAGATCAGACCGAGCCACGAGGTAGACAATTTGGGTGGCGTCATGTCCCTCATCGCCTCCACGGGTGGCATCGCTCTCCTGCCACTTTATGCAAAGACCTTTCTTCCGGATACTGTGACCACTCGTCCACTTGAAGGCGTGGGACCGAAGATCGATTTATCGGTCGGCTATCGTAAGGCAAATCCCTCTCCCGTATTAAAGTTGTTCCTTTCGCGGGTGAATGAACTCGCGGCAAAGATCCCAAGATAG
- a CDS encoding VOC family protein: MNNLAPFLWFNDNAEEAAEFYLSVFPHARKLDELRSKGVGPWPVGKIATITIELEGQEMVFLNGGPGQPLTPAFSFFVRCDSQKEIDSYWDKLIEGGKSMACGWLTDRFSLCWQIVPRNISELVSHPKAMEAMMGMIKLDLPALEAAARAD; the protein is encoded by the coding sequence ATGAATAACCTTGCTCCGTTCCTCTGGTTCAATGACAACGCTGAAGAAGCCGCTGAGTTTTACCTGAGCGTCTTCCCCCACGCGCGCAAACTCGATGAGCTGCGCTCCAAAGGCGTCGGTCCCTGGCCCGTGGGCAAGATTGCCACGATCACGATTGAGCTCGAAGGCCAGGAGATGGTGTTTCTCAACGGCGGCCCCGGACAACCGCTCACCCCTGCCTTCTCCTTCTTTGTCCGCTGCGACTCCCAGAAAGAGATCGACAGCTACTGGGACAAGTTGATCGAAGGCGGCAAATCGATGGCGTGCGGCTGGCTCACGGATCGCTTCAGCCTCTGCTGGCAGATTGTGCCGCGTAATATCAGCGAGTTGGTCAGTCACCCCAAAGCGATGGAGGCCATGATGGGGATGATCAAGCTGGACCTGCCCGCTTTGGAAGCCGCCGCGCGCGCGGACTGA
- a CDS encoding aminotransferase-like domain-containing protein codes for MEAIRERIALAPGTRLPSIRQLAENLRVSKSTIVEAYDRLVSEGAVEAKRGSGFFAAARLRPFRLKDPGFQLDRAIDPLWIMRQALTSNATFQPGSGWLPDDWLAGDMLRRVLRGISRDEQANLTAYGSLQGYLPLRKQLARRLNARNIAAEPNNIFLTDSATRAIDIICRFLLQPGDAVLIDDPCYFNFQYMLQAQRVQTIGIRYTPNGPDLEQFAAACVEHRPKLYLTTAVLHNPTGANISLSTAHRLLKLAEVHDLVLVEDTIYADLESRSSPGLAALDGFERVILAGSFSKTLTGAARCGFIVARNDWIEGLTDLALATSFGTNDLTAQATHRLLLDGSYRGHLEALRPRLARAMAFTIEQLEHLGFELWIRPECGVFLWAQLPDQLDSADIAIRALERGLVLAPGNVFSVSQTANHFMRFNVAQCANKKVFDLLGEVLKP; via the coding sequence ATGGAGGCGATACGTGAGCGGATCGCCCTGGCGCCTGGGACGAGACTTCCCTCCATCCGCCAGCTTGCAGAGAATCTGCGCGTATCGAAATCAACGATCGTGGAGGCGTACGATCGCCTGGTCTCCGAAGGAGCTGTGGAAGCGAAGCGAGGATCGGGCTTTTTCGCAGCAGCACGATTGCGCCCATTCAGGTTGAAAGATCCAGGGTTCCAACTCGATCGGGCTATCGATCCGCTATGGATCATGCGTCAAGCGCTTACGTCGAATGCAACCTTTCAGCCCGGGAGTGGATGGCTGCCGGATGACTGGCTGGCTGGAGACATGCTTCGCCGCGTCTTACGGGGAATCAGCCGTGATGAACAAGCAAACCTTACTGCCTACGGATCTTTACAAGGCTATCTGCCTCTTCGGAAACAATTGGCCCGGCGCCTCAACGCCCGAAACATCGCCGCGGAGCCCAACAATATCTTTCTCACGGATTCCGCAACGCGTGCGATCGACATTATTTGCCGTTTCCTTCTACAGCCCGGCGATGCCGTCTTGATCGACGACCCGTGCTACTTCAACTTTCAATACATGCTGCAGGCACAACGAGTTCAGACAATAGGGATTCGCTATACACCGAATGGTCCAGACCTTGAACAGTTCGCTGCAGCCTGTGTGGAACACCGCCCAAAGCTCTACCTGACAACAGCAGTCCTGCATAATCCGACCGGCGCAAATATCAGTCTCAGTACGGCGCATCGACTGCTTAAGCTCGCTGAAGTTCATGACCTCGTTCTCGTTGAAGACACCATCTATGCCGATCTCGAAAGCCGTTCATCGCCTGGCCTTGCGGCGCTTGATGGCTTTGAGAGGGTCATCCTGGCCGGAAGTTTTTCCAAGACACTTACCGGGGCGGCGCGTTGCGGCTTCATCGTTGCACGCAATGACTGGATCGAGGGACTTACGGATCTGGCACTGGCTACCAGCTTCGGCACCAATGATCTGACAGCGCAGGCCACACACCGCCTATTACTCGACGGCAGCTACAGGGGCCATCTTGAGGCTCTTCGTCCGCGGCTCGCACGAGCGATGGCCTTTACTATCGAACAGCTTGAACATCTCGGCTTCGAGCTCTGGATACGGCCAGAGTGCGGTGTATTTCTTTGGGCGCAGTTGCCCGATCAGTTAGATTCCGCAGATATCGCGATCCGCGCGTTGGAGCGGGGTCTCGTATTAGCGCCCGGCAATGTCTTCAGCGTGTCGCAGACCGCAAATCACTTCATGCGTTTCAACGTAGCCCAGTGCGCGAATAAAAAGGTCTTCGATCTCCTGGGTGAGGTGCTGAAGCCCTGA
- the cysK gene encoding cysteine synthase A codes for MIYENVTCTVGRTPIVELARLSEGMHARLLAKLEMRNPCGSVKDRVALAMIEAAEARGAIVPGATLIEATAGNTGIGLACAAAVKGYRLILVMPEAMSEERAKLLRHLGADIRLTPGILVADAVVLAKHLHRQIPGAFLVDQFNNPANIAVHRRTTAEEIWTDTGGVVDVFVAAVGTAGTLMGVAGVLKERKPGVRIVAVEPAASAVLSGGVAGQHRIPGIGVGFVPPLYDQSLVDEVIAVSNEDAFATARLLAKREGISSGVSAGAALHASLQVMRRPELAGRTVVTILPDTGDRYASSGLFED; via the coding sequence ATGATCTACGAGAACGTGACGTGCACTGTCGGACGCACACCGATCGTTGAACTCGCAAGGCTCTCAGAGGGCATGCACGCTCGTCTGCTTGCCAAGCTTGAAATGCGCAATCCGTGTGGAAGTGTGAAAGATCGGGTTGCACTGGCGATGATTGAGGCTGCTGAGGCACGCGGTGCGATTGTTCCCGGCGCAACTCTCATTGAGGCGACCGCAGGAAATACAGGAATCGGGCTGGCCTGCGCAGCAGCCGTCAAAGGCTACCGGTTGATCCTTGTGATGCCCGAGGCAATGTCCGAAGAGCGAGCGAAGTTATTGCGCCATCTTGGTGCGGACATTCGACTGACGCCGGGCATCCTTGTCGCGGATGCCGTTGTGTTGGCAAAGCATTTACATCGACAGATTCCGGGCGCGTTTCTTGTAGATCAATTCAACAATCCGGCGAACATCGCCGTGCATCGCCGCACAACAGCCGAGGAGATCTGGACAGATACTGGCGGCGTCGTGGACGTCTTCGTTGCGGCCGTCGGAACGGCGGGAACACTCATGGGGGTGGCAGGTGTTCTGAAGGAACGCAAACCCGGTGTCCGCATCGTCGCTGTTGAGCCTGCAGCATCCGCTGTGCTCTCGGGAGGGGTAGCAGGGCAGCACCGGATACCGGGCATTGGCGTGGGTTTCGTTCCGCCGCTGTACGACCAAAGTTTGGTGGATGAGGTCATTGCAGTTTCCAACGAAGACGCCTTCGCCACCGCCAGATTGCTTGCAAAACGTGAAGGGATCTCTTCCGGCGTCTCGGCCGGTGCGGCACTCCATGCCTCTCTGCAAGTGATGAGGCGACCTGAGCTTGCGGGGAGAACCGTTGTCACGATACTGCCGGATACGGGCGACCGATATGCCAGTTCCGGCCTTTTCGAAGATTGA
- a CDS encoding TonB-dependent receptor, translated as MSSHRFKSNLFACIVVILSTLAAAAQSASLHGTVLDPVGASIHGAHVSLTGHGSRQTTTTDVTGAYGFTALQGGSYTLTVEAAGFGRYENSSIHVAADKSLDWRVQLGLESASQSITVQGDVEALEQVPTLGKTGTILQDIPQSVSVIGHGLSEQQGDLVLQDTVRNASGVIQGGTDGFGFADRFQIRGLEARIFNDGFSDGDERNGIPHSLNGVERVEILEGPGSSLFGSGPPGGTINLVHYTPSPKFGTGAQFQAGSFGLFSGTAYLTGGTGLQGLDYRIDGMAEHQDGFRSLAAADYELRPVLGLTSSHNVLLLAFDGRDLQATPDPAGLLYVNHTPITTVGRDAKYSTPFSFGDQTIGRFTGSDVWQAAPFVTVNNRLSYMYRNLAILRNGDGGTIVGTALTGRQLRTQHDTLNDFDYEAEPVFSFHIGSVHNTLLTGFEAQHQSVVANRATADLPNIVNIFAPVIPETSRNSLTFLRDATHSGFLDHLNATYEGLYATDQLDLTSRWKLRIGGRQDWWQTALSPQVNVAGRSLGNGQLIEPPNTYTRNDTPFSWNVGTVYRILPGVSPFFGVAHSNLVNFNSEATQNGVEAPENGTQYEAGVKVAALNDRILVTAAAFHVMRNNVFSLVSDIPVFNDQLTQGGEGNVELALSHHWKLNANATGMHASLTDNPSNPAATGRRPQGVPDRIVNLWTSYELPLGGQDTITLAGGFTNRSSMFADLLNTNSIPSYTTADVVANFHVHGWTGAFGVRNLTDTRYFTAANGAGGFVGESRSYFGKVQFRFGAGR; from the coding sequence ATGTCGTCCCACCGCTTTAAGAGCAATCTGTTCGCCTGCATTGTTGTCATCCTTTCCACGCTCGCCGCCGCCGCACAATCCGCATCGCTTCACGGTACCGTTCTCGACCCTGTCGGAGCCTCCATCCATGGCGCTCATGTCTCGCTTACCGGCCACGGCAGTCGCCAAACCACAACCACCGACGTTACCGGAGCCTACGGCTTCACGGCGCTCCAGGGTGGCAGTTATACGCTGACTGTCGAAGCTGCCGGCTTCGGCCGCTATGAAAACTCCTCTATCCACGTCGCCGCTGACAAGTCGCTCGACTGGCGCGTTCAGTTGGGACTTGAGTCTGCCTCGCAGTCCATCACCGTGCAGGGTGACGTTGAAGCCCTGGAGCAGGTGCCTACCCTCGGCAAGACGGGCACCATTCTTCAGGACATTCCGCAGAGCGTCTCCGTCATCGGACACGGTCTCTCCGAACAGCAGGGCGATCTCGTTTTGCAAGACACCGTCCGCAATGCGAGCGGCGTAATTCAGGGCGGCACCGACGGCTTCGGGTTCGCCGACCGCTTCCAGATTCGTGGACTCGAAGCCCGCATCTTCAATGATGGCTTTTCCGACGGCGATGAGCGCAATGGTATTCCACACTCGCTCAATGGCGTTGAGCGAGTCGAGATCCTCGAAGGCCCCGGCTCCTCGCTCTTCGGCAGCGGACCTCCGGGAGGGACGATCAACCTCGTTCATTACACGCCGTCGCCGAAGTTTGGTACAGGCGCACAGTTTCAGGCGGGATCGTTTGGACTCTTCTCGGGAACAGCGTATCTTACCGGCGGCACTGGTCTGCAGGGACTGGACTACCGCATCGACGGCATGGCGGAACACCAGGACGGCTTCCGTTCCCTCGCCGCTGCCGACTACGAGCTTCGTCCCGTGCTGGGTCTGACCAGTAGCCACAACGTTCTTTTGTTGGCCTTCGATGGTCGCGACCTGCAGGCTACTCCCGATCCCGCGGGCCTTCTCTACGTCAATCACACGCCTATCACCACCGTCGGACGCGATGCGAAATACTCTACGCCCTTCAGCTTCGGGGACCAGACGATTGGCCGCTTCACCGGATCGGATGTATGGCAGGCCGCACCCTTCGTTACGGTGAATAATCGTCTCTCCTACATGTACCGGAACCTCGCGATCCTGCGAAACGGCGACGGCGGCACCATCGTGGGAACAGCCCTCACCGGTCGCCAGCTACGCACCCAGCACGATACGCTCAACGACTTTGACTATGAGGCCGAGCCGGTCTTCAGCTTTCATATCGGCTCCGTGCACAATACGTTGCTTACCGGTTTTGAGGCGCAGCACCAGAGCGTTGTTGCCAACCGCGCGACAGCCGATCTGCCTAACATCGTCAACATCTTTGCGCCGGTCATTCCGGAGACATCTCGCAATAGCCTCACCTTCCTGCGGGATGCGACGCACTCCGGTTTTCTCGATCATCTCAACGCAACCTACGAGGGCCTGTATGCAACGGATCAACTCGATCTCACCAGCCGCTGGAAGCTACGCATCGGCGGCCGGCAGGATTGGTGGCAGACAGCACTCTCACCGCAGGTCAACGTGGCGGGGCGCAGCCTCGGCAATGGCCAACTCATCGAGCCTCCCAACACCTACACGCGCAATGACACGCCGTTTAGCTGGAACGTCGGCACCGTCTATCGCATCCTGCCTGGCGTCTCGCCCTTCTTCGGCGTAGCGCACAGCAACCTCGTCAACTTCAACTCAGAAGCCACGCAAAACGGCGTGGAGGCACCCGAGAACGGAACGCAGTATGAAGCCGGCGTGAAGGTCGCAGCGCTCAATGATCGCATCCTGGTTACTGCTGCCGCCTTCCACGTCATGCGCAACAATGTCTTCTCGCTGGTGAGTGACATCCCCGTCTTCAACGACCAACTGACCCAGGGTGGAGAAGGCAATGTAGAACTCGCGCTTTCGCACCATTGGAAGCTGAATGCAAACGCAACGGGGATGCATGCCTCACTGACGGATAACCCCTCGAACCCCGCAGCTACAGGTCGTCGCCCGCAAGGGGTGCCAGATCGCATCGTCAATCTATGGACCAGCTATGAGCTTCCACTGGGCGGACAGGACACAATCACGCTCGCTGGCGGCTTCACCAATCGCAGCAGCATGTTTGCGGACCTGCTCAACACCAATTCCATTCCGTCCTACACCACCGCGGACGTCGTCGCGAACTTCCACGTACACGGTTGGACCGGTGCCTTCGGGGTGCGTAACCTTACCGATACGCGCTACTTCACTGCGGCGAATGGCGCGGGCGGCTTCGTCGGGGAATCACGCTCTTACTTCGGCAAGGTGCAGTTCCGCTTCGGGGCGGGAAGGTAA
- a CDS encoding phosphotransferase enzyme family protein gives MSEEEKLVGGNVSDSVVRIGSTVRKPATAATPAVQALLTHLHSVGFAGAPQGLGLDERGRQVFEFIPGAMWDRKQQNTLIDLRRVGVLIRSLHDATVSFIPPASAEWNTLSIPDGHDILCHNDLAPWNLVCGTDRWVFIDWDNAAPGTRLWDLAWATISFPPVEPDCDLSVAATAIHAIAEGYRLPPSEYGKLLRLMAARARAGSDLLVQGAKTGQQPWARLYAEGHDKYWGPVSGYIDRSASILEGMLISLSAG, from the coding sequence ATGTCAGAAGAAGAAAAGCTAGTCGGCGGCAATGTTTCTGATTCGGTAGTCCGAATTGGATCTACCGTTCGCAAGCCCGCCACGGCGGCTACGCCTGCGGTACAGGCTCTTCTCACCCATTTACATTCCGTTGGCTTTGCCGGAGCCCCACAAGGTCTCGGATTGGATGAGCGTGGACGGCAGGTCTTTGAATTCATACCCGGTGCCATGTGGGACAGAAAGCAACAAAACACCTTGATCGATCTACGGAGAGTCGGCGTTCTGATCCGGTCATTGCACGATGCAACTGTTTCGTTCATCCCACCTGCATCTGCTGAATGGAACACTCTCTCCATTCCGGACGGGCACGACATCCTCTGCCACAATGATCTCGCTCCGTGGAACCTGGTCTGCGGTACCGATCGCTGGGTGTTTATCGATTGGGATAACGCCGCACCTGGAACTCGCCTGTGGGATCTGGCCTGGGCAACGATCTCCTTCCCACCTGTTGAACCGGATTGTGATCTTTCCGTAGCGGCAACAGCCATCCATGCGATTGCCGAGGGCTATCGCCTCCCGCCCTCCGAGTACGGCAAGCTGCTCCGCCTGATGGCCGCAAGAGCGCGTGCCGGTTCTGATCTGCTGGTGCAAGGTGCGAAGACCGGTCAACAGCCCTGGGCAAGACTCTATGCCGAAGGGCACGACAAATATTGGGGACCAGTCTCCGGCTACATCGACCGCTCTGCCTCGATTCTTGAAGGCATGCTGATCTCTTTAAGTGCTGGCTAA